A single window of Loxodonta africana isolate mLoxAfr1 chromosome 10, mLoxAfr1.hap2, whole genome shotgun sequence DNA harbors:
- the OXA1L gene encoding mitochondrial inner membrane protein OXA1L: MAMRLMCERRELILLLRYQRQCHSIAGISPWPRRPLTARLLFPAGQSCRRPHYVLLGVVGPRCLSTSAISFAEAQVQASPPVVPVTLSPTAVTEVAPGETADVVQAAVEQSFTELGLGSYTPVGLIQNLLEFTHVNLGLPWWGAIAACTVLARCLVFPLIIKGQRAAAKIHNHLPEIQKFSTRISEAKLAGDQAEFYRASSEMTLYQKKHDVKLFRPLILPLTQAPVFISFFIALREMANLPVPSLQTGGLWWFQDLTVSDPTYVLPLVVTATMWAVLELGADTGVQSSDLRWMRNVIRVMPLAVLPITIHFPSAVFMYWLSSNLFSLGQVACLRIPAVRTVLKIPQRVVHDPEKLVPREGFIKSFKQGWKNAEIAHQMREREQRMQNHLQLAARGPLRQTFAHNPLLQPGKNHPPTTSDSSSSKPKSKQPWRDTLG, from the exons ATGGCGATGAGGCTGATGTGCGAGCGCCGGGAACTTATACTACTGCTACGGTATCAGCGTCAG TGCCACAGCATCGCGGGGATCTCGCCCTGGCCCCGGAGACCGCTGACCGCTAGGCTCCTGTTCCCAGCCGGCCAGAGCTGCAGGCGCCCGCATTATGTCCTCCTCGGGGTCGTCGGCCCCCGCTGCCTCAGTACCTCTGCCATCTCTTTTGCAGAAGCCCAG GTCCAGGCTTCTCCTCCAGTCGTTCCTGTAACTCTCTCACCCACAGCAGTGACTGAGGTGGCTCCTGGAGAGACTGCAGATGTAGTCCAAGCTGCTGTAGAACAGAGCTTCACTGAACTGGGGCTAGGGTCATACACCCCAGTGGGACTGATCCAGAACTTGCTGGAATTTACGCACGTTAACCTGGGCCTGCCATGGTGGGGGGCCATTGCTGCAT GTACAGTCCTTGCCCGCTGCCTGGTTTTTCCTCTCATCATAAAGGGCCAGAGAGCAGCAGCCAAGATCCACAACCACTTGCCAGAGATCCAGAAGTTTTCCACTCGAATCAGCGAAGCTAAGTTGGCAGGAGACCAGGCTGAGT TTTACAGGGCCTCCTCGGAGATGACACTTTACCAGAAAAAGCATGATGTGAAACTCTTCAGACCTCTCATTCTACCTCTGACTCAG GCCCCAGTCTTCATCTCCTTCTTCATTGCCTTGAGAGAAATGGCCAACCTTCCAGTGCCCAGCCTCCAGACAGGTGGCCTTTGGTGGTTCCAGGATCTTACAGTATCCGACCCCACCTACGTATTACCACTGGTAGTCACTGCCACCATGTGGGCTGTCCTTGAG CTAGGTGCTGATACAGGTGTGCAAAGCTCTGACCTTCGGTGGATGAGAAATGTCATTAGAGTGATGCCGCTGGCAGTCTTGCCCATAACCATCCATTTCCCCTCG GCAGTGTTCATGTATTGGCTCTCCTCcaatttgttttccctgggccaggTGGCCTGCCTCCGGATTCCAGCAGTACGCACTGTCCTTAAAATCCCCCAGCGTGTGGTGCATGACCCTGAGAAATTGGTTCCACGGGAAGGCTTCATAAAGAGCTTCAAACAAG GCTGGAAGAATGCCGAGATAGCACATCAAATGCGAGAGCGTGAACAACGCATGCAGAATCACTTGCAGCTAGCAGCCAGGG GCCCGTTACGACAGACCTTTGCCCACAACCCTCTGCTACAGCCTGGAAAGAATCACCCTCCCACCACGTcagacagcagcagcagcaaaccAAAGTCAAAGCAGCCCTGGCGGGACACACTTGGCTAA